A single window of Neurospora crassa OR74A linkage group VII, whole genome shotgun sequence DNA harbors:
- the acw-12 gene encoding anchored cell wall protein 12 has protein sequence MRWFTSSILALALASATHSLASSNDPNDCSTTTKEKSGSDFKLTEQADNVNVTSLSDIFSAAGKKVVSVADVFNDGNHQMTTDSYGRKLWQHTSDFNDENTTKWVPQGITSTADALDAGTYEGINGWIVSWHRDDDKSVRVTFVNRAQDTYRHALLVYPHASDDFREVPVHAGGIMWYGNTLWVLDTYNGIRVFDLTNIWQVGSGDDVGKVSSGVYSAAGYKYVIPQIRWYKWSSSFKFRHSYMALDRTTTPDSLIVGEYQTSTSDPIRLVRYELDYTTRRLKTDSSGVSKAAWAYCVNIERMQGAVSANGKFYLSRSNGESKGDLWAWVPGGAAKKNAGFYPRSPEDLSYDKRNGGRLYTVTEAEGVRYIINSPVSSISF, from the exons ATGAGGTGGTTTACATCATCAATCCTAGCCCTAGCCCTGGCATCAGCCACTCATTCACTTGCTTCTTCCAACGACCCCAACGACTGCTCAACTACCACTAAGGAAAAAAGTGGATCAGACTTCAAACTCACCGAGCAAGCAGACAACGTCAACGTCACCTCTCTCTCCGATATCTTTTCCGCGGCCGGCAAAAAAGTTGTTTCGGTCGCCGACGTCTTCAACGATGGCAACCACCAGATGACCACTGACTCGTACGGGCGCAAGCTATGGCAACACACCTCAGACTTCAACGACGAGAACACGACCAAGTGGGTGCCGCAAGGAATTACCTCGACGGCCGATGCGCTTGACGCGGGCACCTACGAGGGCATCAACGGCTGGATCGTGAGCTGGCAccgtgatgatgataagAGCGTCCGCGTCACGTTTGTAAATCGCGCCCAGGATACCTACCGCCATGCACTGCTCGTGTATCCGCATGCGTCCGACGACTTTAGGGAGGTGCCGGTGCATGCAGGCGGAATCATGTGGTATGGAAATACCTTGTGGGTCTTGGATACGTATAATGGTATCAGGGTGTTTGACTTGACCAACATCTGGCAAGTTGGATCTGGCGATGATGTTGGCAAGGTATCCAGCGGTGTTTACTCGGCTGCTGGTTACAAATATGTGATTCCTCAGATTAG ATGGTACAAgtggtcctcctccttcaagtTCCGCCACTCCTACATGGCCCTGGaccgcaccaccacccccgacAGTCTCATCGTCGGCGAGTACCAAACCTCGACCTCGGACCCCATCCGGCTGGTCCGGTACGAGCTCGACTACACCACCCGCCGGCTCAAGACCGACAGCAGCGGCGTTTCCAAGGCCGCCTGGGCCTACTGCGTCAATATTGAGCGCATGCAGGGCGCCGTGTCGGCAAACGGCAAGTTCTACCTCTCACGAAGCAACGGAGAATCCAAAGGTGATCTCTGGGCCTGGGTTCCCGGCGGCGCGGCCAAAAAGAATGCCGGCTTCTACCCCAGAAGTCCCGAAGATCTGAGCTACGACAAGAGGAATGGTGGGCGTCTGTATACCGTGACGGAGGCCGAGGGTGTGAGGTATATCATCAATTCGCCTGTTAGCAGTATCAGCTTTTAG